Below is a genomic region from Rutidosis leptorrhynchoides isolate AG116_Rl617_1_P2 unplaced genomic scaffold, CSIRO_AGI_Rlap_v1 contig494, whole genome shotgun sequence.
GCAAGATCTACATTTCGATTTCAGTTCAGTTGATCATTACCTTGGCAGAATGAGAAAGAACAGTCGTCTGCAAACAATTAATGGCAGCAAGGGCAACCTCTTTACTCCCATTCAAAGCGTTGTTTTTAACAAATAGAAGCAAAGATTCCCATCCTGCATAAaagaagtaaataaataaataaatttggtTGATGTAACTTGGATCCCCACGGAATGAATAAGCCGGGAAATAATATTCAACTTTGGGGCTACCTGACCAGAAATTCTTCAAACTTTGCAGAAACGGAAAGAAACAACGTAATAAGCGAGCTATTCCACCAAGGACCAGCACAAGTGTCTCGTCCCACTGTTTCTGAGCTGTGTTACGGCTGAAAATTCATAAAGACAGTGAGATAATTTATATGCCTGAAAGCTTCAATTATTCATCGAATAGAAGGATGTATGTACCTATGATGTATAAGCATGTGAACCGTTTTTCCTCCTCGTGTGCCAAGCTCTTTTCCTTGCCATTCATCCTTTGATGAAGTTGCAGCCTGCCAGCAAGGAATCAAAGCCCATCAAAAACGAACTTTAAAAGCTATAAGTGAACATATATGAGATGTCAACTTTACCATGTGAGAAGCGCGGTCTAATGTTGGGAAAATGTAACTCCAAAGACAGTCCTCCCACATGCTCTGTGAAAGTTTTTGCCCGTGACTCCCAAGAATTTGAAAGAGTGTTCTGACAGCTGAGTTCCTGACCTGGACATTAAATTAGGCTTAGTCGCAGTGGAATATATTATTCTATCATCAATATCTCAGAGATAGCTTTTAAAAGTTCTTCCAACACAAACTCAATCTACTTTTTTGGCGCCTTTAAGACTGCTAATTCCACAATTTTAGTATAAGAATGGTTCACTTATGAATTACAAAGGAGCCAGCTGATACGTATGCAGTAGGGAATAGAAAGAAATTCCATTGTATTTGCACGTTGATTACCTCTGGCCTCTCATCAGCACCAAGCTTTTGGAGCAACGAAAAAACTGAGAATATCAATTTGTCACGATCAACTATATTCATTACGAAGTTTTTGTCATTTAATTCATTTGATAAGCCAGGCATCTCTTCGTCTGGCTTTGAACCGTTCGTTTGCTTTTGTCCAGAGAGGAAATCCATAAATCCTGTATGCATAAATACAATGAAAATCAAACTTACTTTAGAGCTTAGCGAGCAGAATTGATGAGAAACAAATTTACAAGAAATTTAACCTGTTTCTGTCTCTTCTGCACTGAGATGTAAAAGCCCCTTAACGATAAAATCAGTTGTCGTCCACAAAAGGCCAATCGCAGTCAAGCTTATATTCAACTCCGTTTTTTGGGCACTATATGCTCCACTAACATCTATGCATCTGTAAGACTCAGGTTAACAATGTTAGGATCGACAAGAGTTAAACTACAAGTTAATCAAACTTATCAAAATTTCCCAGAACAAGAGTAGCAGAAGATGTATATAAGGAAAGGTATGCAGAAAAACAGCACTTCACTCTTCTCAAAGCTCCTAGGAATAATAACTTTCTCCAATTTTTGTACAGAAATTAACTTTAAAGCTCATCAAAAGTTTTGCCTCTGCCGATTTCTAATTTTCTTTCACTGTGAACTATATCCGTCACACCTCAACCGTCTTTCAGCAGGCAATAAACTCAAAACAAGGCCACCAGGAAAGCATGACATCGAAAGTGAATAAAATTCCATTATGCTTACGAATGTGACTATCAGATCATGGTAATTAATTACATATTAAAAACAGTAAACTGCACTCTCAGTACACAAACAGAAGCATGGAATTATGTAGAGTACAAATATCAATTAATGAAAGAAAAAACCATGCATATAATATTGAGATCTTACACTTGGAGGCAGTCTGCAGGTATGGTTGAAAGTACATCATTCATAATGACTCGAAGGCTCTACACAGAAGCAGACATGTTACATTGGATTATGCCCAACCACGTAAGAAAGTATGGCATTCAATAAAATAATGGAGCCAATTTTTCTCTAACCTGAAACCCCAAAGTCACAAGATCTTTTTCAGTCGCATCTGCTACGGACCTTGAAAATGATGGAAAGACATATTGACCAAGTAAACACAATGAAGCACGAAATCGAAACAATGCAAGAAAATTAAGTAAATAATATACCTCAACATCTCGAGGATATCCCGCCAGCTGTACTGCAAACTTTCTCCACACCTCTGAAGAGATATAGGTAAATGATGTCATAAGCATGTGCCAAGAATGTCGAAATCCAATCATGTTTTAACGTGTTTCAGTTAGTTAACGCATTACCTCTAAAACATGAAGAAGAATCTTCAAGGATCCTGCACGAACATCATTGCTTTGAGAAGACAAATACAGGAACCTCAGTGGAGATATTACAGCACACTCTAGAGATCTCAATTCCTTCTGCTTTGCCTCTACCTAAAGATTGAGATATTAGACAAAGCGCAACTGAAAATCTGCACTGAGAAGACTACAAACCAAACCCATGAGTAAGAAGACCTCACTTCACCAGATGTGCCATGTGCTTTGGATGACACATGATCCTGAAACTGTTCTGAACCTAAAACAGCACAGATGGATTGGTCCAATGCATCAAGCGCCATATTTCGTAAATGCTGGTTAGAATTGTCAGCAAGCTGCAATACGTTCCTATGTCAAAAGCAGTGTAGATGGTACTATCAAAGAAACATCACATATTCACATGAATACAAAATCATGATCACCTCAAGAAAATGGCCAACAACTTGGTCCCACAAGGGCTCCACTCCTGTAATACAACAGATGAATTCAATAAGAATAGACCAACTGAGTATTATTTACTAGAACTCTAGAAGCATGCTCCGATGGATGACACCAAAAGCCAAGGATTTGAGTATCTGTTCTAAAGATATAATGAAAAGCCTAACTTAAGATTCAATCACAAGACAAAATCACATGTATAACGGGGGGGAAAACGTTAATCGAGTCAGTGGTGCACCAACATTACTCATTGACAAGGGTATCAAAATCAAGGAGTTCTTTAGAAACATACTATGAAGGTTATTGGTAAGGATGGATATCATTCTGTCCACAGTGAAGCTGATGCTTCCGATTTTTTGATTAGAAGGCTGGCCAAAACCACTTGAACTCCCAGCAATACATTGATGTGAAAGCTGGCATAGTGCAGAAAGAAGTGATTGAACTGCAGCTATGTGCATCAATGCGGAGCTCTCAAAAAGCTTCACAAAAGAGCAACACCAAGTTAGAATTTATTCTAAAAATGATAGAATATTTGAGAAAGAGCATGGAGCCCATATTTTAAAATCTGGTTCTGATTTCTGGGAAACCAGCCAACAGTAGGAAACAAGAGGATGCGAATTGTGATTTATACAAAAAGGATTAAATATACTTCGTTGTTGTACCTGAGAATTCAATGAAGAAAGGATATTGAAATCACTGTATTGGCCAGAAGATTCCCTTGTAAGCTTTGGGACAGCTGTAGACACCTCCTATGGAAAGAGAATTGCTACATGTAAGCTTTTGAAATGGTATATCTAGATTCTGTTCAGGTTATGTCAATGCAACCAATCAATGGCCCTCATTCAAGTGTTTTTGTCATTATTGTGACTCTTCATTCATAGAATAGAGCATCAGAGATGATAGTATCACTTGCCCAAAAGTTTAAGTAAAAGATGCCCCAAGACCCAGAAACGCTATAAATCATTTACTTACTGTAATTATGAGAGAAAATTGACTATTTTAATACCGCCATTCAGTTTTAACACTCGCAATTCTGCAGTAGTACCAAATGAATACAATAGTCATTCAGAAAGCTTTGAGCTAATAGGAGATAGGTCCAGACTTTAGCCATACTTTTCAATAAGATTTATCAACTCTAATACCCAATGTCTAAGCTTGGAACACATACATGAAACTTCACAAGTTCTGTCTAAACTAGAGTTGGACATGACCCATACACTATCGAGCTTAACTTGATTCAATCTAATGTTTGACATCATGTGATGTCCCATACTTTATGCTGAGACTCTGAGAGGAGATGGCTGAATAAAATATACAAACTTTTGAATTATAAGATTATTTTATGGGGAGTATCagtttaaaaaggaaaaacatttCACTGATTTGCATTATGGGGAAGGGAGGAAGCTAATACAACTCTTCCAAGTCTAACGATAAAGATCTATAGCGAACCTAATCCTATAGCTACTACCAATTGATGTAACCTGGcactattatgaaattgtatggacGTTATCACCGATTGCCATATCATTAGACTTATCACGCCCCTTTATCAGGGATATAGTTAATTACCTGCGTGGCAGCATGTGGAGAGTGAATTGCTCTATCCAAAGCAGCTAAGGTTTCcaacacctgcaaatcatcacaaattATCCCTGAAAGTTTGTTGACTATGATGTGAATAGAAATCATACCAACATACCAGAACCCAGGACGGACCCAAAACATTATGCAAGCGATGAGCAATGTTGAACAGAGTCCTTAATGCCTAAGCAACAGATCAGCCAAATACAACAGTCAAATACTCTAAAGAGTGTAAAGCCATAAACAAATCACAATCATTGAAGTATGCATCATAATACCTGGACATTCTTAGGTGTCAGGACAATGTTCTCCTTCTGATCAACTGGTTGTTCTGAACATTTTGGCCCAGGAGACATCGTCAAATTGCTGCAATCTCAAAATTTTAAGTATATATTCACCATCATGAAAGCAATAAATTTTAAAATATTAGACTTTACACCATAGCTTTACGACGAGATGGCGTGATACTAAGCTTTTTTTTAGACTGAAAAAAGTTTACACCAAAAAGCTTGAACCAAAAAGCTTAAATCAGTTATTGACGCACCCAATTGAAAGAAGTAAGCATGATCCTGTTATGCTAAGCAACTCAAGATGATCTTAACTATTTTTACTCATTATACTaggaatgaataaaatgctcaatgAGTAGATTGAACCAATGCAAATTTCTAAACATCTCATGATAATAGAACTAGAGAGTGGATTAAAACTTCAAGGGCGATAGAACAACATATGAGAAGCCTTCATGATGTAGGTAAAAATTATGCATAACCAAAAGAAATCACATAGTGCTGACAAGTTAACAACAGCATTGCTGCGGCCAAAATACCTTTTTCTCTCTGCTTCACTCGGAAAACTGATTGTAAATTTGCAAAGGGATGCAAGGAAGGAATTCAGAGGTTCCACGGCTCGTAGAACTCCACAAGCCTGTGAAATAAAACCATAAAAAGATGCATGAGATGAAGATTGAAGCTATCCAGTTCAAATTTATGGCTAATCAGAAAGAGCAAGACAGCTTAACCTCTAAAAAATAACAATGCAATTGCAACTTAAAACCATACTCACTTGAGTGAATGCCTGATATCCCTTCAATATTTCCAACACAATGGCCTCCCCTTGTGACCTTCAAAATTCACTTGGATCAGTATGTACTATGAATGTCCTTTTATCCACTGTTAAATTTATATCTCGAAGTTAATATTTTACTAACCTTGACAAAATAAGAGACAATGCATCAAGTATTGTCAACCACAATGAATCAACCATTGAGACGCAGAGAACTGCTGTTTTCCCCGCATATTTTACTGAGGCATCGATGTCACAACGTGGGGATTCAAGCTGAAACAGAAACACCATACAACAGATAAATACAAGAAAGCAGCAAGCTATAGTTAACTAAGGAGAAAGAATAACAGAAGAAAATAGAAGAGGATCACCTCCCCAATGTCTACTGCTTCATCTGTCAATGTAGCTACAGTAAAGACAACGCCCAACAAGCCTTCAATTGCCAGTGTTATAGTATGGGCTTCACTGGCAACCAACACGGCAGCATTAGAAGCATCATTATCGAGGCTCCACTCAACTCCTGAAGGAAGTATAAACTTTAATTTCAGGTCTAAAATGATTTGAATAATAGATATGCAGGATAGACTTGCTCCTCAAGTCCAATGAACTTCTTATTGTTTCACTCCACACCCTCCCCGGCAGGAAAAATAAACAAAGGAGTGGAAAGATGAATCCAATTGAATCCTGAAAAATAGAACATGGACAAATAACGAAGTAATTACCTTTGGCTTTGCTGCTAAACATCCCTGCAACGGCTGCCAAGCTCTCATCACTCGACTCTTGAAACTAATGCATATAAACTTAAATAAGTCAAGTGACTGACTTTAAGGATCCTCCTCATATCCTACAGACAGATGAATTAAGACTCACCTGAATACTAGATACAACTCGAGCCAGAGATTTAACCATGCCCTCCACTACATTTGTGTTCTTAGGATGCCTAGAAGGAAGATTGAGGAGAGCAACTATTAATGCATAGCACAAAGCTTTTATTCATTAAAAACACCAGCATAAATTAAAATGGCACATTAACATGCATTTTGTACTACTGCCAGGAGATGGCAGGACAAAAGTCATGGCTAAAGAAAAAGAGGATGCAACTTCATCATCAAAGGAAAGAACCCCACAAGTCGTAATCTAATTCTAACTCCATGAAGACCATATCATGATCTTAACCATGAACCAAGTTGTTGTGGAAAGTAAACTTCGCCAAAATGTATGCAACATGTGGTGGAAACGGGAAAAAATAGAAAATTTGTAACGAGCTACTGAAAAGCTCACATGTCAAAGTTCTGGAAAAGAATTCGTAATGTCCGTGCTTCTACACAAAACCCCTGTGACAAGCAACCAAATATGCTTCTTAGATAATTTGAAGAATATCAATCATTGTCTCTGatatatttaacaaaataaaatgATAAACTGTGACAAATACCCTCAGGATCTCAAGCACGAGAATTCGATGCCATAATGGTAGATCAAGAAAAGTAACCTTCACTAGCATACTAAGGAAAACCTGCACAAGAAGAGCACTTGAGGTTTAACATCAAAGGTATAAAGTGAATCCTCTGACTTTGAGACAAAATACAAAAAGGAACAAAAGAAAGACAGAAAAGACAGCACATGCATTCAATTTCTACACAACAGCCATTTGTCATCTGGCAGACTGCACAATCACAATGAATATACCTCACATTCAGTGATGAGGGATGAACTATAGAGCCTGATAATATGAGCAACAGAACGCAAGACTAAGCGACGATAATGAGGCTCTCCTGCTTCTCCTTCAAGCTGCATAGGCAATAGAATAACAGAGGCATGATATTTGAGATTCTTATAAAGCATGCATAGGAAAAGCATATATACACCAAGTCATATCTCATGATCAAATATTGAAGCTAGCTCAGCATGTATCCTTAGAGAAGTCATCAATAGTGAACACACTTGGTGACGCAAAACCTGTTCATAGGGAACCAATATCCGGAAAACGGCCACATAATTGGACAGCATGAACCTACAGAAGACGATTCTTAGTTAAATTATGAAAATTACCACAAATAATCGAAAGATACTATTATGATGGATTTAAATGAACCGGGTTCAGTGTCATCTCAATCTCAGAAAGCAATAAAGAGATTAAGTTACTACAAATGTTCTTCCTATTACGCAGCATAGAAGCGAGTAACAAATGGTTAACATGTTATAGATGGCATTGAATTTATcaacagaaaaagaaaaataaaaaaagcaTTGAAAAAGTCATAGTTTGAATAATCACAATCCAAAGCTCAAGAAAATGTGAGGTTAAATTACTGCAAAGCATGAGAAAATACTCACTCAAGTATATCAAGTACAAATGTCCGTTGAAGAGAACTGACATGTAACCATGTTGCCTGAAAACAAAGCCAAAATATTTCATCAATATCAAAGCTTTAAACATACTTGTTAGAGCATAACTTGATTTAAAGAAACTTTTACTAAAGACACATGATAAAAGGACACTGATCATGGGATTAAAAACCGCTGGAAACCATAATAGTTACAAAGTAGTACATACGGATCCACCTGCAGCAAGAGCTGTCAGGTCCTCAAGCAAACGAAGCCCAAGCTTTCCCGCTGCAGTTAGGGTATCCCTCATCAATGACCGCACTCCTGAACCAATTTCAAGCTCCAGTGATCTGATCATGGTACAGTTAATTACATCAATAAGGTAGagttcaaatcataacctttagaGAATAATCTCCTTTTCAATACCCAATAGGCTCAATTTAGTTTAGTAGAGCCATTCTACTATTTAATAGGTTGTTATTCGATATAAATCTACTTGTGTTACACATGTCACTGACATTATAATACACAGATACTGAAATAATTATAACAAAAATCGACAAAACAAATAATTAACAGAGAAAGTTGAAGAATGGTAGATCCAAAAGTTAATGTTCAGGAGCATTGACATACTCTGAATGGTTGATACTCCGGTTAACATCCCCAGTGATTGAACTAGTTCGGGAAATTTGGCCTCCAGAGCTAAACTTTCCTGCTGGCAGAGACTCCGCATGAACCACATGATCAAATATCAGGGCTACTGCTTGTCTAAAGGTAGCTGCAGCAGTACTGGAAAATAATTTACATGTGTAAGGACATTTAAGAGGACTTACCATGAAAATAAGCTTGGAAATAAAGACATCTAAATTGTAATGCATTGATTTCAATCGTCCTGGCCATTTTTTAGTACTTACTTGCGCACACTGTCAGAGGATCGGTTGTTTTCAAGTAATTGAAGACAAATACCAAGAGCTTGGGCCATATTATCCTGTAATTTTTAGGAAAGGTGAAAACAAATTAAAGAGATAAGAATATGAGTCCAACTAAAAAAGAATAAGGGAATGATATTATACATACATCAATATTACACTTGAACCAAAAAAAAAGTTTGATCATATAGATGGACCATCATGTTTTGAATGAAGCAGATACACATAcataaatttaattaaaaacaGATTCATCAAATAAATAAACCAATATGTTTAGCTGGAAATACACAGGGCAAGATCCATGAAGCATGTTGCCCCTGCCAGGCATGGATCAGCAATTACTATAGTACTAGAAACTAGATAGCAGTAAAACTATTTGTATCTCCTCTGTTAACTTATTCCAGGACGTTGATAGACCTCCTTTCAACTACAGTAAGACAACTAGCTTTAAAATATGAGATAGCAGTATGAAAACATTAATCACCTCATCTTCAGGAAGTAAGCTTGATTGGAATATGATCAATATAGTTTGAAGGGTTTTAAGCTGGACCGTATCGTCAACCATTTCCGAATGCTGCAGTGAGGAAATGGAaacataatatcattatcatttatagATCGCAAATAACAATCACATAAGCACTGATATTACATaacccaaaattataagcttacatCTTTTAAAGTTGAAAGAATTTCCTTCAATGCAGATGGAGCAACTGCATCATGAGATATGAGCTTTTGCAGACATGAAAGCCCGATAACACTCAGCTTTACTGTCCTCACTTCACAAGCCATTAAAAAGATCCGTAGGATGTCTTCATTGAGTGAAATTTCACTAGGACTAGAGAGCGAACGAAGCTGAAATTGAAATGTTGGACAAACAACCAACACGATCACTAACTCAAAGTCAAAACTCACGAAAACAGAAAATGTAAGTAAGCATGGTTATATTTGATGAAGCAGATTGTGACCTACTAAACACATTAACAGGTAATTATCAGCTAATAAACTCAACTGAAGACAATTCGCTGAGTAATGTGCCGATACAACTATATGTACAGATATGGAACCATATATACATTCATATGAGTTGAATTTTTTGACCTTTAAGATTGCGTGCTCGGCACCGTCTTTAACAGCAGGATATCTCCGTCGAGCTTCGGCGGAGAGAGCACGGAGGTCAGATTCGAGTACCGCCATAAAAGCCATTGTATCCAAAAGCAAAATGAAATGAAATGAGCTAAAAGCTCTGGTCTACTCAATTCAAACACTCAAATGGATTTCATGTTGTATGAAGAAGGGATAGCTATGGAGATAGAGAGCATGAAGATCGAATCAAAAACTCTCACAGAGAGAGAGATCTCATGCCTGAGACAAGAAGAACAGTTATTTTCACACGTGTGTATGGCACGAGTGGAAAATCGAAGAAGAAAGAAATACAGAGTGAGCTTCTTCTCTTTCGTATTATTGAAAGCCCGAACTAGATTAATGGGCCCGCTAACAGAAAACGTGTGACTATCACGGTAAATTTTAACGGAAATATGTGTGATGAAAGATGACTTATACAAGTTGGTCCTACTCGAGATGGTCTTGGGATCGATAGTAACTCCGTTTTTACCGTTCTCATTTTTTGTCCCTAATAAAATTAAATTTAGATTTTATACTGGTATAACTATGCAATCTCTAAACTTGTAATTTTTTATTTTAGTCCATaaagttttttaattttattttcaaaCCCATTTTTTTTCTGAAGTTATTTATTTTCAAACTCAGGAACTTTCGTATCTTTACATTCGTATCGTTCTACGTTCCTTTCCTCGTCCATTTTTAGGTAGAAATTTGATTTTGACTATCTTGTTTCGAATTATATTTTACAAAACATTCATGAAACATCCCTTTATTTTTAAAGACGATGAAGAAAACGTGACTAGGAAGTTAGAACTTGGAACCGATATTTTCTAAAGTATTTCTTGAGAATATTAGCTAAATTTTTCGATCATAAATCTTTGATTTTACAATAATAAAAAGAAATGCACTAAGCACCCATCATATCTTTCTCgaattaattgtttaattaacTTAATTACACTAGCAATGTACCTTCCTCAAACCTACAAATCTCAACTAAAATCCTCCAAAACCCTTTCTCCTCCATCTCCACCTTCCTACCCAAGAAATTCATCGAACAAATGATgaaattacttttacttttatcaAGCTTACTTTTCATCCTTCAATATTCTTTAACGATATATTCTCAAACCATTGGTCGTCAAGGCGAATGGCAGCTGTTGCGAGCTAGCATCGGCATATCGGCAATGCACATGCAGCTTTTACATGACAACAAGGTTATGATCTTCGATCGTACTGATTTCGGCCGTTCTAACATTTCTCTCCCGGATGGCCGATGTCGAGACGACTCTTTAGATACTATTCTTAAAATTGATTGTACGGCACATTCTGTCGTCTACGATATCAAAAGCAATGGCATTCGTCCACTCATGGTCCAAACCGATACATGGTGCTCCTCCGGTGCTCTCCTCCCTGACGGAACCCTAGTTCAGACCGGTGGATTCAATGATGGTGAACGTGTAGTACGTACATTTACGCCATGTGACGACAGTGAAGGATGTGATTGGGTTGAATTTCCACAATTTTTATCTCGACGAAGATGGTATGCTAGCAACCAAATATTACCCGATGGTCGTATTATTATCGTTGGAGGCCGACGGCAATTTGATTACGAATTTTACCCGAAAAACGGGTTTGGTTCGGATGATCAACTTTTTTCGCTCGATTTCTTGAGATGGACTAGAGATAACACCAATGAAAACAACTTGTACCCATTCTTACACTTGCTACCGGATGGAACTTTGTTCATTTTCGCAAATACAAGATCGATATTACTCGATTACAATCAAAATCACGTGTTAAAAGAGTTTCCTCCAATTCCTGACGACGATCCGAGGAATTATCCTAGCTCGGGTTCTTCAGTGTTACTTCCTCTCGACGAATCCAACATTGATCCTGAAATCATGGTTTGTGGTGGTGCACCAAGATCTGCTTATGAAAGAGCTTCTCATGGAACATTTATACGAGCAATTACAACATGTGGGAGATTAAAAGTTAGTGAACAATATCCATCTTGGGTTATGGAACAAATGCCAATTCCTAGAGTCATGGGTGACATGATAATCTTACCGACCGGTGATGTAATCATAATCAACGGCGCTGAACTAGGGACAGCTGGTTGGGAATTCGGGAGAGCTCCGGTGATCAGACCAGTCATTTACCGTCCATCAGAACAAAACGATTGGCGTTTCTCAAC
It encodes:
- the LOC139884039 gene encoding uncharacterized protein codes for the protein MAFMAVLESDLRALSAEARRRYPAVKDGAEHAILKLRSLSSPSEISLNEDILRIFLMACEVRTVKLSVIGLSCLQKLISHDAVAPSALKEILSTLKDHSEMVDDTVQLKTLQTILIIFQSSLLPEDEDNMAQALGICLQLLENNRSSDSVRNTAAATFRQAVALIFDHVVHAESLPAGKFSSGGQISRTSSITGDVNRSINHSESLELEIGSGVRSLMRDTLTAAGKLGLRLLEDLTALAAGGSATWLHVSSLQRTFVLDILEFMLSNYVAVFRILVPYEQVLRHQVCSLLMTSLRIHAELLEGEAGEPHYRRLVLRSVAHIIRLYSSSLITECEVFLSMLVKVTFLDLPLWHRILVLEILRGFCVEARTLRILFQNFDMHPKNTNVVEGMVKSLARVVSSIQFQESSDESLAAVAGMFSSKAKGVEWSLDNDASNAAVLVASEAHTITLAIEGLLGVVFTVATLTDEAVDIGELESPRCDIDASVKYAGKTAVLCVSMVDSLWLTILDALSLILSRSQGEAIVLEILKGYQAFTQACGVLRAVEPLNSFLASLCKFTISFPSEAERKSNLTMSPGPKCSEQPVDQKENIVLTPKNVQALRTLFNIAHRLHNVLGPSWVLVLETLAALDRAIHSPHAATQEVSTAVPKLTRESSGQYSDFNILSSLNSQLFESSALMHIAAVQSLLSALCQLSHQCIAGSSSGFGQPSNQKIGSISFTVDRMISILTNNLHRVEPLWDQVVGHFLELADNSNQHLRNMALDALDQSICAVLGSEQFQDHVSSKAHGTSGEVEAKQKELRSLECAVISPLRFLYLSSQSNDVRAGSLKILLHVLERCGESLQYSWRDILEMLRSVADATEKDLVTLGFQSLRVIMNDVLSTIPADCLQVCIDVSGAYSAQKTELNISLTAIGLLWTTTDFIVKGLLHLSAEETETGFMDFLSGQKQTNGSKPDEEMPGLSNELNDKNFVMNIVDRDKLIFSVFSLLQKLGADERPEVRNSAVRTLFQILGSHGQKLSQSMWEDCLWSYIFPTLDRASHMAATSSKDEWQGKELGTRGGKTVHMLIHHSRNTAQKQWDETLVLVLGGIARLLRCFFPFLQSLKNFWSGWESLLLFVKNNALNGSKEVALAAINCLQTTVLSHSAKGNLPMPYLNSVLEVYEFVLQRLPNTSEDAASKVRQEVLHGLGELYVQAKRMFDDRMFKQLVAIIDLAVKQAMIDSDNFETEFGHVPPVFRIVLEVIPLLRPTEKFPSMWVTILRDLLLYLPRSDSSEPNEEDEVDQASTSNQRPDGLTKKNEKANGTTSISTKKSGISNLNASSTKIAMLGIPSYLYAEKLVPVIVDLFLQASSVEKYIMFPEVIQSLGRCMTTRRDNPDSGLWRLAVEGFNRIVLDDISKLAVDCAPDSKISKPARMRVWKEVADIYEIFLVGYCGRALPPNSLSATSLKADESLEMTILNILGDNILKSAIDAPPDILQRLISTLDRCASRTCSLPVETVELMPPHCSRFSLSCLQKLFSLSSANDKASDWNSTRCEVSKISILLLISRCENILSRYLHDENDLGENPLPSARLEEIIFVLQELARLIIHSDTASVLPIPQTLKSVLGEEKDHDSRPHLLALFPSFCELVISRESRVRELVQVLLRLVTVQLALGRVDAWKIT
- the LOC139884040 gene encoding aldehyde oxidase GLOX gives rise to the protein MHMQLLHDNKVMIFDRTDFGRSNISLPDGRCRDDSLDTILKIDCTAHSVVYDIKSNGIRPLMVQTDTWCSSGALLPDGTLVQTGGFNDGERVVRTFTPCDDSEGCDWVEFPQFLSRRRWYASNQILPDGRIIIVGGRRQFDYEFYPKNGFGSDDQLFSLDFLRWTRDNTNENNLYPFLHLLPDGTLFIFANTRSILLDYNQNHVLKEFPPIPDDDPRNYPSSGSSVLLPLDESNIDPEIMVCGGAPRSAYERASHGTFIRAITTCGRLKVSEQYPSWVMEQMPIPRVMGDMIILPTGDVIIINGAELGTAGWEFGRAPVIRPVIYRPSEQNDWRFSTMASSNRPRLYHSSAILLPDGRILIGGSNPHIYYNFTNVEYPTDLSLETFSPPYLSSEYLPVRPTILSAGENLSYNKPFSVRFLVQEYLTERVMSIRMVTPSFTTYAFSMNQRMVVLRMSSVSRAMSDMYDVDVLAPSTPEIAPPGYYMLFVVHANVPSAGAWVKIS